One part of the Oscillatoria sp. FACHB-1407 genome encodes these proteins:
- a CDS encoding pre-peptidase C-terminal domain-containing protein: protein MFNSQVNASSQLSDNRPSSARNIGTLSGRKVFRGLVGVSDRVDFYSFKVTGRSSFNLALNRLQNNVDVFLLQGRRVLARSTKRGKLAEAINTNLESGTYTIQVSQRSGDSRYTLTLNAASLPAPNPRPKLVSLYRQASDPLPRYGFVDLSTGSISQLPLGNAFGQLTLLDIASSGSDTLAVDLLSGLYRVDVNTGNSTRIGDLGGFLSGIAFGSLGFGPSGTLYTIGTNRTTRQSGLYTVNVAAGGQVTLVANLPGIVDVGDIAYDATSGRFFATANSAAAGGSLLYSIGLIGDAQLVGNIGFDGVGALLFDNGILYGYDSVFALQQRQIIINTTTGVGTVDKLVTLNNQPFSDISGGA from the coding sequence ATGTTTAATAGTCAGGTTAACGCCTCTTCTCAACTCTCGGATAATCGTCCCAGTAGTGCTCGCAACATCGGCACCCTGAGCGGACGCAAGGTATTTCGAGGCTTGGTGGGAGTGAGCGATCGCGTCGATTTCTACTCCTTTAAGGTCACTGGACGCAGCAGTTTCAACCTGGCACTCAACCGATTGCAAAACAATGTCGATGTCTTCTTGCTGCAAGGTCGCAGAGTGCTGGCCCGCTCAACCAAACGAGGAAAACTGGCAGAAGCGATCAATACTAATCTGGAGTCTGGCACCTACACGATTCAAGTGAGTCAAAGAAGCGGTGATAGCCGATACACACTGACACTCAATGCAGCATCACTTCCTGCGCCAAACCCTAGACCTAAATTGGTGTCTTTATATCGACAAGCCAGCGATCCGCTGCCTCGATATGGATTCGTTGATCTCAGTACAGGCAGCATTTCTCAATTACCGTTGGGCAATGCATTCGGTCAATTAACCTTGCTTGATATCGCGTCTTCGGGCAGTGATACCCTCGCCGTTGACCTTTTGTCTGGCTTATACAGAGTAGATGTCAACACAGGTAATTCTACACGTATCGGTGATTTGGGAGGCTTTCTTTCAGGCATTGCCTTTGGCTCCCTGGGGTTTGGACCCTCTGGAACGCTCTATACAATTGGAACCAATCGCACAACACGCCAATCGGGTCTATATACAGTTAATGTAGCCGCAGGCGGACAGGTGACGTTGGTGGCTAACCTTCCAGGCATTGTTGATGTTGGCGATATCGCCTATGACGCCACATCAGGACGTTTCTTTGCCACTGCCAACTCAGCCGCCGCAGGCGGTAGTCTCCTTTATTCCATCGGGTTGATTGGCGATGCTCAACTGGTTGGTAACATTGGTTTTGACGGGGTTGGAGCACTACTCTTTGACAACGGAATTTTGTATGGCTACGACAGCGTTTTTGCACTACAACAACGCCAAATTATCATCAATACAACCACAGGAGTTGGAACCGTCGATAAACTGGTAACACTCAATAATCAACCCTTTAGTGACATTAGTGGTGGAGCCTGA
- a CDS encoding class I SAM-dependent methyltransferase, producing MVQYYVHGYNQRESIRLQDQASTLVELLHSDTTYPAGSRVLEAGCGVGAQTVTLAQNSPSAQIVSVDISNSSIAEARKKIEALGFNNVSFQQGDIFNLPFEPESFDHIFVCFVLEHLPQPIAALTSLKRLLKVGGTMTVIEGDHGSTYFYPDSKAAHNAIQCQVDLQKQAGGNANIGRALYPLLDAAGFDSIHVSPRMVYVDASKPKLVEGFTKNTFTAMIEGVRQPAIEAGLIDETMFDAGIQDLYRTAESDGVFCYTFFKAFAIKPA from the coding sequence ATGGTTCAATACTATGTGCATGGATATAACCAACGAGAAAGCATTCGCTTACAAGATCAAGCATCCACATTAGTTGAGTTATTGCACTCGGATACAACTTACCCCGCCGGAAGTCGAGTCCTTGAAGCAGGATGTGGCGTCGGAGCGCAGACTGTCACGTTGGCTCAAAATAGCCCTTCCGCACAGATTGTCTCAGTTGATATCTCAAACAGTTCGATCGCAGAAGCGAGAAAAAAAATTGAGGCATTAGGGTTCAATAATGTGTCGTTTCAGCAAGGCGATATCTTCAACCTACCGTTTGAACCAGAATCCTTTGACCATATCTTTGTTTGTTTTGTGCTTGAACATCTACCACAACCGATCGCGGCCCTCACGAGTCTTAAACGCTTGCTAAAAGTGGGTGGCACAATGACGGTGATTGAAGGCGATCATGGCTCAACGTATTTTTATCCTGATAGCAAAGCGGCTCACAACGCAATTCAGTGTCAGGTTGATCTACAAAAACAGGCAGGTGGTAATGCCAACATCGGGAGAGCATTGTATCCTCTCTTAGATGCAGCAGGGTTTGATTCTATTCACGTTTCTCCGCGTATGGTTTATGTTGATGCCAGTAAACCTAAATTAGTCGAAGGTTTTACTAAAAACACGTTTACAGCCATGATTGAAGGCGTTCGCCAACCTGCTATTGAAGCGGGTTTGATTGACGAAACGATGTTTGATGCTGGCATCCAGGATTTGTATAGAACCGCAGAAAGCGATGGTGTTTTTTGCTATACCTTCTTTAAGGCATTTGCAATAAAGCCAGCATGA